In the genome of Triplophysa dalaica isolate WHDGS20190420 chromosome 17, ASM1584641v1, whole genome shotgun sequence, the window aaaataaaataaatagaataatcTATTAAACGTTGCATCCATAGTGTAAATGTTACGTAACTATTAGGTAAATCTGCTAAAGTGTAAAGGTGCAAAAGCATTTGGACTATTAAGGGTTTTGTCtgtacttaataaaataaacctatCCGGATTTTGACAACTAGCCCCAGTCTTCTTCATTCATAGAGTTAAACATCTAATGTTTAGAGGGATTATTAAGAGAGTCATTTTACAAGTCTGCTGAAATAAGAGCCATATTTCCATATGCAAaacatttaggcattttatGCTCAAATCTGCACCTTATTCAAAGCAAATGTGTCACTGGCACGCTGTGATCTCAGATTCGTTTATGTTTTAATCTGTTTCAGAGCTGTAATGTCCCGTCTGCTTTAACTAGATCTGCCATTAGCTGAAGGTTTTGGCTCAGGACCAATCAGAGAGGAGTACCCACCCACAGCCACCATGCCAGACTCCACATTTCCAGACATCTCGCCGCAGATGCTCTTCTCGATGTCCTTTCCACACATCTGCTGATACTCGTGAAAAACTGCGAACACAAACATCAGCACGCAGTCAATGAATATACATTTCAATACTTGTCACAGACGCAGATGATTTTCAGCTTCAGCTTCaattgtgaaaaacaaaaagaacaatgtttttttaatcttgagGGTTCCTTTCtatttcctctttttcttttttgagttcGGAGATGGAAACTGTCCTTGTTTAGATAAGAGCAATACTTTGCTGGTAAACTTAAAATATGGTTTTAGACGTTAAAGCCAAAATCTTTAAAACTCAAGTCACATGGTTTCAATagaacaatgaaataaaaacaatctaaACAGCTGATGTGGATATTTCGGGAAGTAAAACGAAAGTTAGATTTTCTAGATGACTGACATTGAATGCTCGCGAATGAATAAGGAAGTCAGTGTTCTTCCTGTGCCTTCTGTGCGTGTTATACCGCGGTGGGCTGGTGGTTTTACCTTGTTTGAGATGAGGTTTGCTGCGAGCACACAGAATGGCATTAAACTGAGACTCGTCCGTGCCGACTTTTTTTTCTCCTGCCGCGTAGAGTTTCTATAGCACAGACAtcacacatgcacaaatgtaGAGTATAATGCATTTCAAgaagctttggataaaagcctctccGGAATGcgaaaaggaaaataaatttAAGACAATATGAGTCTGTTTTCTCAACCTGAGCATCCTGCTTGGCCAGAGAAATATCCACAGTCTCCTTCTCATCTCGATTACCCTGTAAGCAAAGATGAATTATATCTTATTTATTATGAATGTACAtgtatatatgtacagtatatatgttatatatactgtatatgtttcagtgacagacagagacagaaagtTTACCTGAGAGAGGGAGATGAGCAAGCGACGGAAATGTCCGGATGTGTCGCCGCTAATGGCGTCTTCCAGTTTTTTTCCGTAATCTAAACAACAGAGTTTTCAGGAGCCTTTAATAAATGTCCATTAACTCAAAACTTCTAGGATCTTTAAAGAGTACAACAACATCGACTCACCCGTCTTATAGATCCTGTTGATCTCCTGGATTTCGGCATTACAACGAGAGGACAGAATCTCGATCAGACAGGGTTCATCGGTTCCTGCACCCTGATCACACACAAACGtcatcatatttatttgtttttagaggTACGGACAAGTCAAATACATTTCTTCTCCAAAGTCTGTCAGgattttgcatttattcatcCCTCCTTAAGTCTCACCGCTATGGCCTCCTTGAGTTCTGAAGCATCAAACTGAGCAGGAGACTTTAACATCGCCAGGACAAGACTCTCAAAGTTTCCTGTCAGCTCAGACTTCAGCTCATTGATCAGATCCTGCGAATCAGAAAATGCAACGATCGTTCGTTCACCATGAAATACTTTAGTAATTAAAATGGGATGCTTGATTCATTGAATGCTCACTTTGCCGTAGGTGGTTTTGTAAGCTGCGCACAATGGCACGCGCTGCTTAATGGATCGACTGCCCAGAAGCTCGATTATAGCGTTCTCATCAGTTCCTGTGACGTAAACGAAACACAGATTCACTCATGCACGTCTCCCATCGCTCTGTCTGAGAATGCTGTTCTACATATTGTTCATTCTCACCAAAGCCCTTCGTGGCTTTCCGTAAGACTTCGACATCTCGGAGTGGATCGGCACCAGGAAAATCCTTTATTGTACCACGGTAACCCCTCTACACAGACGTTATGAGAAATAAATCAGCTCAAGACAAACATGTTTACACCGAACCAAGTGAAATAACAGCAGAGTCATGAAGTTGACCGCCGCTCACATTGACTGCAGGAACAGCGGGTCCAGCTGGAGCTCCTCCGTATCCGGGCATGGAGGGGTTGGGAACTGGAGCCCCAGGGTATTGTGGCATGGGCTGTTGTCCTGGGGCAGGAACCCCGGGGTAACCCTGAGGCACACCCGCTCCcggctacacacacacaatgagttaaaggtgtcatgaattaagacatcaattCTAACCCGagcttttatatataaaacctCATCCTATTCAAgcaaacatcctgtaagtgtcagaactgagacgcccttgttactgaaatgacatgttttattgacatcaggcccagcgaacgctaGATCCTGGAaggcacctatctatgacgtcattgataggttgaacaccgcctccacagatgAATATTAACTACTACTTCTCTAGCCATGTACACATAGCACACATATGTGACGATTGACAAACTGGTTACCATAGCGATATATTTTTCAGCTAAATCAGTTTTGTCCGTCACTTTAAACTAATGTGTTCTGTTTATGGTCGGAAGGCTGCACACGGCTCTTTTGCTGTGTTGCCATGTTCGTTATTAATAAGCGCTTTTATGCTTGTTGTTTAGTCTAAGATTAAAAAGCCTCGTCACTTAGGTCTTAATAAATGTTCAGTTGcggattttgaaatgaaaaaatatatatacataaacaatTTGCATTGTAAGGTTTATTTTCATCCTGTCTTGAtttgcttattttttctgtgaagatctggcaaccctttCACTTTTGCGACCTCAGACAACAGTATgaaataaacaagcccagttcaggAAACCTTTAAGACATTTTCGAAGATGATTATCATCATGacttttaagttttatttactttatttgttttttattaatttttgatCGCTATTGAAACATTACAATAATATAGCATTGTAATACTGTTTTGAATCAGCTTTTATTTATGCTTAGtcttcatgttcattttgttaTGTGATTTTGTCATTCTATTACTTTTGGAATGCTATAaagatttcatttatttttacttcagtTTCAGTTTGTATTCATTTCTAATTAATAATTTTAGTCGCTTAACTTAAACATATCTCTGGTTATTGCTAAtgcaacatttctcatttttcttATTGGTAGTAGGtttcaatatattttgatttcatttcacaCAAACTTTTGAATAGTTTAAGTTAAGTGATAAACATAACTAATGCAGAGTAATAAATAACTGAATTTTCATTCTGAGtgacttttaaaaacatgagaTGTACAAATAAAGAGATGCTTACAGCTCCAAAGCCAGGCTGACCGCCCCATCCACCtgccaacacaacacaactcagATTAAACGTTGACAACGATCCACGTCACACTCACattatgacaaataaaaaaatccatgtCAAAACAAATCACGCTTGAATCATTCTACAGGTTGTCTTTAATCTACAAGACTCATTCAGGAGGATAAAACAAGAGACAACGATGTTTAACTATACACTTTTGATTTTAAGATCAATGTTTATTGAACAAGAGGACTTTAAAGACACCTGTGCCGACATCAAAAACGTAGTTTTCACTTCATAtccatttattaatttatggcCCCTCACCGGCTTGGGGCATGTTCGGGTAGCCCCCTGGCTGGGCGGTCGGGTAGCCCCCGGGTTGGCCGGCCGGGAAGCCCCCGGGTTGGCCGGCCGGGTAGCCCCCGGGCTGGGCTGCGGGGTAACCACCGGCCTGTGGTGGGAAGAATCCTCCACCCTGAGCGGCTGGATAGCCCCCAGCCTGAGGAGGGTATCCTCCACCCTGTTGTGGGTATCCGGCTCCAGGAGGAAACGCTCCCGGCTGAGGTGGAAAGTATCCTCCCTGGGCCGGATAAGCGCCAGGTTGGGGAGGGAAGGCACCTGGGGCCTGCTGATACGGTCCAGATCCACCTGGGTAGCTTCCACCTGCAGGGGGGTATCCGGGGTAACTCATCTTTGACAcctggaaataaataat includes:
- the LOC130439490 gene encoding annexin A4-like, translated to MSYPGYPPAGGSYPGGSGPYQQAPGAFPPQPGAYPAQGGYFPPQPGAFPPGAGYPQQGGGYPPQAGGYPAAQGGGFFPPQAGGYPAAQPGGYPAGQPGGFPAGQPGGYPTAQPGGYPNMPQAGGWGGQPGFGAPGAGVPQGYPGVPAPGQQPMPQYPGAPVPNPSMPGYGGAPAGPAVPAVNRGYRGTIKDFPGADPLRDVEVLRKATKGFGTDENAIIELLGSRSIKQRVPLCAAYKTTYGKDLINELKSELTGNFESLVLAMLKSPAQFDASELKEAIAGAGTDEPCLIEILSSRCNAEIQEINRIYKTDYGKKLEDAISGDTSGHFRRLLISLSQGNRDEKETVDISLAKQDAQKLYAAGEKKVGTDESQFNAILCARSKPHLKQVFHEYQQMCGKDIEKSICGEMSGNVESGMVAVVKCIKNTPAYFAERLHKAMQGAGTKDRTLIRVMVSRSEVDMLDIRQEFLRLYGKSLYTTISADTSGDYKKLLLKLCGGSD